The DNA window TGTTCACTCTGCAGCTGGCTTTGGTGTGCGTCAGTCGCGCAGCTCCCGTCGGACAAGGTTTGATGAGCGACTCGGAGTTGTCACGCGTCATGGAAGGAGCGAAAAGTTTGGTGCGGAAAGTTTTGGGCGACATTCCGGTGGTTCACGAATCTTGCGTCTCTGCTCAGGTAAGCGACGCCTCtctcacaagtcaagtcatcgGCCATTGCATGAATGTAATCAGACTAATCTGacatcaaattcatttttaataGTGTTAATAGAGTAAAAACGTTTGTATTTTCTACAACTCTGAATATCACTCCGAAACAATGCGAAAAGCACTCTTATCAACTCATCGATGCATTGTTTTCTGGGCTGAATGTTCTCAATTTGCCTAATTAAGCTTTCCTGTCCCCAAGTGCGGGCTTGATTTTTGAACCTTTGAGCAacttctgtttttgtttatgcGCAAGGCAGGCCTCGGCAGGCTTGCGAACGCAGGAATGTTTGGCTTTGCCTTAAAGCACTGAAAAGGGCCCCATAATGAGTTGGGTTTGCAAGGGGGGCATAGCCACAGTCTTTCCTAGAGAACTCATAAAGGCTTTCTAGATTTGGTTTAGTGAGGCTTGGGGCAAGCCTAAACATGATTTACTGCAGGCCTTATCTGAcccagagaggagtgtgtgtgtgtgtgtgtgtatgcacgctgTTACCAAATTATGAAGCGAGATCACTTTTATTGAAAGATAGTCAAAAGAGGAATTCAACGACTCTTTGTGAATTATGTGACTCCATATTTCTTTCCCATGCTTGACTGTAACCATGACAATGCTTTTGTCCACATCCATTGCAGGGCTTGACCCTTGATTCCTCTGGAGATTCCATGAAACTGGAGTACATGGTCAACCTACTGGAGATCCCCTCGGCACCCAAACTCAAGGCCCTGGCTGCAGACTTTACTCTGGTAGGTCACATCTGTGAACCACTGTGTTTGCAATGTCGCTTCATTAGGGACATTTTGATTCCATTGAATACAGGAATGTGTTCCTTTTGTGTTTCTgatctttccttctttctttctttctttctttctttctgtctcacactcttagaaaaaaagctgccatatagaaccaaaaatggttctaatGCAAGCTTCATATATGGAACCCCTAAAtggttcatcaaaggaacccctaagggttctttaaagcctgcatggttctatatagcaccccaagaacaccTTGTTTAAGAGTGTAGTGTATTGTTtctattttttaaataatgagTAATTATGTAGTATGGTAGGGTATTGTATAGtatagtagcctactacagCGAGTAGCACCATCTTCTGCAGTAGACCTTGGCTGATGTGTTCTTCTCTTTGCTGCCCCCTGCAGGAGATGAGCCTGAACCACATGGCCGAGGGCCTGCGCATGTACagtgggctgctgcaggtggtgtCGGGGCGCGTGGCCTCCTCCCAGACTGTCGCTGATCTCCGGGCCGACATCAAGGACCTGCAGGCTCAGGTGCAGGAGGTGAGAGTCGTGTCCACTCACTGTCCACGCCTGCACAGATGACAGTCACTCTATGTCAAATCTTTGGCTGTAgaaatattatatttatttgacCAGCTGACTAGAACTGCCACTTGactgtttaaaaacagcactcattgatgcactttaaaaaaagaaaagcttaaactgtttaccatgttgtaagtcgctttggctaaaatataatgtcagccaaatgtaatacAATGTGATGTGATTTTTCGTGTTTTTGCGTGTGTCCGATGTACAGTAGATTCAGATGAGAGTTGTGGCCATGCCTGCACAGACGACCTCTTGGCGCTGTGTAAATCTTTGTCTGTAGAAATagcatatttatttttcttgcttttgtgtgtgtccgaTGCAGATCCAGAAGCTGTCGCACGTCTCCTCCGTGGAGGCCCAGACCGACGTCTCTGACCTGTCCTCCCGACTGACCAGCGACTATGATGTACAGGTGGCCACTCACGTCATCCTGGCGCACCTGCGCAGCTTCACCCAGGACGCGTTCCGCAGCCTGCGCAACATCGCTCACACCAGTGGCTGaagtccccccccacccctcccatccCCCCCACAGGTGCAATCCCACCACCTCTGCAGCACCACTGGAGTTGTGACTCAGGCTCTAGCCTGATGTTACTGCGGCTGCTGCAGTGGAGATGATCATTCCAGGACGCGATTAACACTTAAGACTTCAATCTTATTTTTGGATTCTGTTTACACAGAGGAATTGTGTTCCAGAAGCTCAAGTTTTGGGAAAGAAgaatattactattattatattTTGGAAGTTTTTGgtaatttttgtttttcaattgGTGCCCTCCCcaaaaaaatgacatttaacAGAATACAGCAGACTGCTATTTTTGAAGTGCGGGTCACTTTCGGAGAAGAAGGAGGATAGAAATCCCTGCTGGCTCCTCACCTGGAGCAGACGATGTCCTCaggcatacatacatgtatgttgTTCACACATGCGGCAATTCACTTGTCGCTTGTCGTCTCAGAAGTTGACATTATCTGAATGGGGCTCAGCAGAAGAATTTGCCGCTGAGGGGACGGCTCAGCTGTTGACTGGCTGGAGGCTTGCCTGCTGATCAAACATCTGTCACGGTCCGTGTCATGTTACATAATCCCATTCATCATGCTCCAGTCTGGTCCTGTCTCCTCCCAGCTTGTCTGAAAGTTGCACTGTCTGAAGGCAGGAGGAGTTTCTCATGAAGAATTGCCCCGTTTGCCCCTCTCCAGCTTTTGCAACATGGCTTCTGTCACCCTCTTCCAACCCATTCCTCTCACCCCGGTGTTCCTTAGCGCTATCAAGATCATTTTTTTAAGAATGTGgttaatttatttatatatatttatttaaactatttaatgtTTTGTCATATTTTATAATGTTTCTAATATTTCTGGTATATTTATACTATTTTATTTATTGTcaaacatttgtatttattgtttactGAGGAAAAAAAATAGTCCTTGTGGGAGTCATGTGATCTGGCTCTCTCGACAAGTCTCTGGTGCAGTTTGCTCGCTGTGATTGAGCAACATGCTCGCTCGCACACAGTCAACATGGCACCGCGCCAAGACTGCTGATGTCACTATAGCCTCGTCATGCCGCGTGTGCATTCTCCTATTGGGAAATAGAATGTGTAGCTACTGACTCAAAGCGGTGTCAGAACTGCACTCTTTACTTTCAGAGagcatttgttttgatgagtaaTGCCAATTGAAAGGAAATGGCGTTGTTTGTATGCCTTGATAATACCTGGAAAAACCCTTGGGAAGTATCCCGATTGTGACGTCCTGAAACACCATGTGTTTATAATGGACAATGTCTCATGTTTATGGAAGTATGCTCTTTGTCAGCAGTATCAACAGCAGTTTCAGTCATATTCACacactagccacacacacacacacacacacacacacacacacacacacaaacacacagaatctctctctctctctcacacacacacaaacacacacacacacacacacacacacacacacacacacacacacacacacacacacacacaagccacaagGACAGAGGTAAAGGGTGGGGAGTCTAGTAATCCAGCAGAGTGGAAAGAAAGCCTCTTCTTAATAAGAGAAGTGACTTGTTGTGCCCTATGGGTTAGCAGTGTTTGAGGAGCAGGCATTTACAAGGCCTGTGTTGTTGTCGGCAGGCTACACACGCTTGTTTACCTCAGATGAATGCATATTTGTTTTCAGTCAATAATTTATTCATTTGTCTCTATTTCTTAACATCATGTATCTTTGAACACTATGAATGCTATATGGATTTCCGACAAGCAATGTTTACTGTTATGTTGAAATATAGTTGAGTTGGCCTatgccagtggttctcaaacttttcacaatgagtaccacctcagagaacaattcaCTCTCCAAGTACCAACATTATGgccagcattaaaatacagttgcGTAGGCcaatttgaatatattttacattgaacatactgttttgcattattttgtttgtttttattttattgttacattttttCATATATATGATTAGTTTGTCTAAATGTTTTTGGATGTGTGATTTGAAATGATAAACACAGTATTTGATatgaaatatgaacatatttgtgGGAACAATACCTTTGCaaataaatgtgaaaaatactGGAAACTTGACCTTTTTTACCTCAACAATGGAAAGTTAACTAAGGactgtatttccatttccaTGTTCCTAAACAGCCACCAGTTACAGTCCATCATGAAACATTtagcaaatactgtatgtgccctCACAAGTTCTCCATTCTCTGAGTAGCCTGCACTGTGTAAGAagtccaggggcctcatttataaaagtatcgcgtagaaaccatggttcatttgatcttagatcatttctgatatgatcgtacgtgtgattcagagaaacgaacgtacgcacaaaaaaacgtgcgtacgccactcttgcagatgtggccattataaatcgcaaatgaacgtgaatttgtgcgcagccgggtgattttaggtctccgccttgtacacgccccctcatcaatatcattagcataggctttaatgcaatcaatggctaagttgtacctaaaatacatatattgaaaactgtaaaggcctagcctatgccatctgatgttaacctatgtttatgcgctgttagttcgaataattaattataattttccaagcagcgctttctggaaagaaatatgcatccatgtccattgtcctctgcttgcttttattccttctgcttgcagtaatgtaataggcaatgtgtggcaaatgtagtaggtttactttggtaatagaacatagtaggctaccttatgacggaaatacctacagtacatcatactaatttaggcctatacgttatggtacagtatggcgtttccaatatgacccagggttagatactgcccatgtagcctacggcggactacattataagcgagatactgtatgtcatgtagaccgaacgtttatggataggctatgtttttactgtatagcgaatagtataagtagttcaccggtcattcttcattcattctgcgcgtcgggattcaagcaatatcgatgtcagcgactgtttactttcaagaatgtccagtgacctttaggcctacctttatatatttttatgttTTAGCCTGAattatcctaattgttattatccacgtattgccatctggggcctcatttataaaagtatcgcgtagaaaccatcgttcatttgatcttagatcatttctgatatgatcgtacgtgtgattcagagaaacgaacgtacgcacaaaaaaacgtgcgtacgccactcttgcagatgtggccat is part of the Sardina pilchardus chromosome 22, fSarPil1.1, whole genome shotgun sequence genome and encodes:
- the csf3b gene encoding colony stimulating factor 3 (granulocyte) b yields the protein MNTFILFTLQLALVCVSRAAPVGQGLMSDSELSRVMEGAKSLVRKVLGDIPVVHESCVSAQGLTLDSSGDSMKLEYMVNLLEIPSAPKLKALAADFTLEMSLNHMAEGLRMYSGLLQVVSGRVASSQTVADLRADIKDLQAQVQEIQKLSHVSSVEAQTDVSDLSSRLTSDYDVQVATHVILAHLRSFTQDAFRSLRNIAHTSG